A single genomic interval of Mucilaginibacter robiniae harbors:
- the rplK gene encoding 50S ribosomal protein L11 produces the protein MAKEVGALVKLQVKGGAANPSPPIGPALGAKGVNIMEFCKQFNARTQDKAGKVLPVVITVYTDKSFDFIIKTPPVAIQLLEASGLKGGSAEPNRKKVANVNWEQVESIAKDKMPDLNAFTVESAMKMVAGTARSMGITVSGTAPWNQ, from the coding sequence ATGGCAAAAGAAGTCGGTGCGTTAGTAAAACTACAAGTTAAAGGTGGCGCTGCAAACCCATCACCTCCCATTGGTCCTGCTTTAGGTGCTAAGGGTGTGAACATCATGGAGTTTTGCAAGCAATTTAATGCACGTACTCAGGATAAAGCTGGTAAAGTGCTTCCGGTAGTTATTACGGTGTACACTGACAAGTCATTCGATTTTATCATCAAAACTCCTCCTGTGGCAATCCAATTATTGGAAGCTTCAGGCTTAAAAGGTGGTTCTGCTGAGCCTAACCGTAAAAAGGTTGCCAATGTAAATTGGGAACAGGTTGAGTCTATTGCTAAAGATAAAATGCCTGACTTGAACGCGTTTACCGTTGAATCAGCCATGAAAATGGTGGCTGGTACTGCTCGCAGCATGGGTATCACTGTATCTGGTACAGCGCCCTGGAATCAATAA
- the rplA gene encoding 50S ribosomal protein L1 produces the protein MARLTKNQKAVLSKIEANKAYTLQDATSLVKEITTTKFDASVDIDVRLGVDPRKANQMVRGIATLPHGTGKTVRVLVLCTPDKEQEAKDAGADYVGLDDYIAKIEGGWTDVDIIITMPSVMAKVGRLGRILGPRNLMPNPKSGTVTTEVGKAVTEVKAGKIDFKVDKTGIIHASIGKVSFPAEKIYENALEVIQTISKLKPSAAKGTYFKSIHLSSTMSPGIEVETKTVAGI, from the coding sequence GTGGCTAGATTAACAAAAAATCAAAAAGCAGTACTATCCAAAATTGAGGCTAACAAAGCTTACACTTTACAGGATGCAACAAGCCTGGTGAAAGAAATCACCACTACAAAGTTTGATGCATCTGTTGATATTGATGTACGTTTAGGTGTTGACCCACGTAAAGCCAATCAAATGGTACGTGGTATAGCTACCTTACCTCATGGAACCGGTAAAACTGTACGTGTACTGGTGCTTTGTACTCCTGATAAGGAGCAAGAAGCTAAAGACGCAGGTGCAGATTACGTAGGTTTGGATGACTATATTGCTAAAATAGAAGGCGGATGGACTGATGTTGACATTATCATCACTATGCCAAGCGTTATGGCTAAGGTTGGTCGTTTGGGCCGTATTTTGGGTCCACGTAACCTGATGCCTAACCCTAAATCAGGTACAGTAACTACCGAAGTAGGTAAAGCTGTAACTGAGGTGAAAGCTGGTAAGATTGACTTTAAGGTTGACAAAACCGGTATCATTCACGCCTCCATCGGAAAAGTATCTTTCCCTGCTGAAAAGATTTATGAAAATGCGTTGGAAGTAATTCAAACCATTTCTAAACTAAAACCATCAGCAGCCAAAGGCACCTATTTCAAGAGTATTCACCTCTCTTCAACTATGTCGCCAGGAATTGAAGTTGAAACCAAAACAGTAGCGGGGATCTAA
- the rplJ gene encoding 50S ribosomal protein L10, protein MNKEEKYELVNALTEQIKEYGNFYITDTADLTVAKINDIRRKCFENDITMQVAKNSLIKKAMEAAGGDFAPLFDALKGTSTILFSKSVKAPAKLIKDLRKQGDKPVLKGAYVYSASFVGDNQLDALLTLKSKEELVGEIIGLLQSPAKNVLSALQSGGTTIAGLVKTLQEREG, encoded by the coding sequence ATGAATAAAGAAGAAAAATACGAACTGGTTAATGCTCTTACCGAGCAAATCAAAGAGTATGGTAATTTCTATATTACTGATACTGCTGACTTAACCGTAGCTAAGATTAACGACATCCGCCGCAAATGTTTTGAAAACGACATTACCATGCAGGTAGCTAAAAATAGCTTGATTAAAAAAGCTATGGAAGCTGCAGGCGGCGATTTTGCTCCTTTGTTTGATGCACTGAAAGGTACATCAACTATCTTATTCTCTAAATCAGTTAAAGCTCCTGCCAAGCTGATTAAAGACTTAAGAAAGCAAGGTGATAAACCTGTTTTAAAAGGTGCATACGTATATTCAGCCTCATTTGTAGGTGACAATCAGCTTGATGCTCTGCTAACCTTAAAATCAAAAGAAGAATTGGTTGGCGAAATCATCGGCTTATTGCAATCACCTGCTAAAAATGTACTTTCTGCTTTACAATCAGGCGGAACTACTATTGCAGGCTTAGTTAAAACATTACAAGAAAGAGAAGGTTAA
- the rplL gene encoding 50S ribosomal protein L7/L12, with the protein MADLKAFAEQLVNLTVKEVNELAQILKDEYGIEPAAAAVAVAAPAAGGGDAAPAAEEKTSFDVILKEAGGAKLQVVKLVKDLTGLGLKEAKDLVDGAPKELKTGVTKDEAESLKKSLEEAGAVVEIK; encoded by the coding sequence ATGGCAGATTTAAAAGCGTTTGCTGAACAGTTAGTAAACTTAACAGTAAAAGAAGTTAACGAGTTAGCTCAAATCTTGAAAGACGAGTATGGTATTGAGCCTGCTGCTGCAGCTGTTGCTGTTGCTGCTCCTGCTGCTGGTGGTGGTGATGCTGCCCCTGCTGCTGAAGAAAAAACTTCATTCGACGTAATCTTGAAAGAAGCTGGCGGTGCTAAATTGCAAGTTGTAAAATTAGTAAAAGACTTAACTGGCTTAGGTTTGAAAGAAGCTAAAGATTTAGTTGACGGTGCACCTAAAGAATTAAAAACTGGTGTTACTAAAGACGAAGCTGAATCTTTGAAAAAATCTTTGGAAGAAGCCGGAGCTGTAGTTGAGATTAAGTAA
- the rpoB gene encoding DNA-directed RNA polymerase subunit beta gives MANKNNQRVNFATSRHVIDYPDFLDVQLKSFQEFFQLETTSDNRHKEGLFKVFAENFPISDSRNIFVLEFLDYFIDPPRYDIQECIDRGLTYSVPLKAKLRLSCNDEEHEDFETIVQDVYLGTIPYMTPKGTFVINGAERVIVSQLHRSPGVFFGQSRHTNGTKLYSARVIPFKGSWIEFATDVNNVMYAYIDRKKKFPVTTLLRAIGYDSDKDILELFELADEVKVSKSGLKKYVGRKLAARVLKKWVEDFVDEDTGEVVSIDRNEIILERETVLDDDNIDMIIDAGVKSVILNKEDAATSGDYTIIYNTLQKDTSNSEKEAVEHIYRQLRNAEPPDEETARGIIDRLFFSDKRYDLGDVGRYRINRKLKLDTSDEIKVLTKQDIIAIVKYLIKLINSKAEVDDIDHLSNRRVRTVGEQLYAQFGVGLARMARTIRERMNIRDNEVFTPTDLINARTLSSVINSFFGTNQLSQFMDQTNPLAEITHKRRLSALGPGGLSRERAGFEVRDVHYTHYGRLCTIETPEGPNIGLISSLCVHAKINNLGFIETPYKRVDNGKVAVQEPVIYLSAEDEDGKTIGQANAVYDDQGNFATPRVKARFEGDFPVIEPERLDYMDIAPNQITSIAASLIPFLEHDDANRALMGSNMQRQAVPLLRPEAPIVGTGLEGRVAKDSRTLINAEGNGEVDYVDANEIRIKYDRNEDDRLVSFDDDIKSYRLIKFQKTNQSTTMNLKPIVTKGQRVEKGQVLCEGYATQDGELALGRNMKVAFMPWQGYNFEDAIVISERVVSQDIFTSIHVEEFELEVRDTKRGEEELTPDIPNVSEEATKDLDEDGIIRVGAEVKEGDILIGKITPKGESDPSPEEKLLRAIFGDKAGDVKDASLKTPPSISGVVIDTKLFSRAKKTSKSEEKAQLEKLDVKHDKAIKDLKNRLVDKLFEIVNGKTSQGIYNVYKELLVPKGVKFTQKTLVELNYENINPTKWTTDDDKNDQIKLLLHNYGIKVNEELGAYRRDKFAISVGDELPSGIVQMAKVYIAKKRKLKVGDKMAGRHGNKGIVARIVRDEDMPFLEDGTPVDIVLNPLGVPSRMNLGQIYETVLGWAGKELGVKFATPIFDGASYAEVEEWIAKAGLPATGRTYLHNGLTGERFDQPTTVGIIYMLKLGHMVDDKMHARSIGPYSLITQQPLGGKAQFGGQRFGEMEVWALEAFGAANILQEILTVKSDDVIGRAKTYEAIVKGENLPTPSVPESFNVLVHELRGLGLDITLE, from the coding sequence TTGGCAAACAAAAATAACCAAAGAGTGAACTTTGCAACCAGCAGGCATGTTATTGACTACCCTGACTTTCTGGATGTGCAGTTGAAATCTTTCCAGGAATTTTTTCAATTGGAAACCACTTCCGACAACCGTCATAAAGAAGGTTTGTTTAAAGTGTTTGCCGAAAACTTTCCTATCTCTGATTCCAGAAACATTTTTGTGCTGGAATTTTTAGACTATTTTATTGATCCGCCACGCTACGATATTCAAGAGTGTATCGACCGTGGTTTAACTTACAGTGTGCCATTAAAAGCCAAACTGCGCCTTTCATGTAATGATGAGGAGCACGAGGATTTTGAAACCATTGTACAGGACGTGTACTTGGGTACTATCCCTTACATGACTCCAAAAGGTACATTTGTTATTAATGGCGCTGAGCGTGTAATTGTATCACAGCTGCACCGCTCACCAGGTGTGTTCTTCGGCCAAAGCCGCCACACCAACGGTACTAAGCTTTACTCTGCCCGTGTAATTCCTTTCAAAGGTTCATGGATTGAGTTTGCTACCGACGTAAACAACGTAATGTATGCTTACATCGACCGTAAAAAGAAATTCCCGGTTACAACCCTGCTGCGTGCTATCGGTTATGATTCAGATAAAGACATTCTGGAATTATTTGAGTTAGCTGATGAAGTAAAAGTTAGCAAATCAGGCCTTAAAAAATATGTAGGTCGTAAACTGGCTGCAAGGGTGCTTAAAAAATGGGTAGAAGACTTCGTGGACGAAGATACAGGTGAAGTTGTATCTATCGACCGTAATGAAATTATCCTGGAGCGTGAAACCGTATTGGATGACGACAACATTGATATGATCATTGATGCTGGTGTGAAATCTGTTATCCTGAACAAAGAGGATGCAGCTACCAGCGGTGATTATACCATTATCTATAATACACTACAAAAAGATACTTCCAACTCAGAAAAAGAAGCGGTTGAGCACATCTACCGTCAATTACGTAACGCTGAACCACCAGATGAAGAAACTGCACGTGGTATCATCGATCGTTTGTTCTTTTCTGATAAAAGATATGACTTGGGTGATGTGGGCCGCTACCGCATCAACCGTAAACTGAAGCTGGATACTTCAGATGAAATCAAAGTATTAACCAAGCAAGATATTATTGCTATCGTTAAGTACCTGATTAAGCTGATTAACTCTAAAGCTGAGGTGGATGATATTGACCACTTATCAAACCGTCGTGTACGTACGGTAGGTGAGCAGTTGTACGCACAATTCGGTGTAGGTTTAGCCCGTATGGCTCGTACCATTCGTGAGCGTATGAACATTCGTGACAACGAGGTGTTCACACCAACCGATTTGATCAACGCACGTACTTTATCATCAGTAATTAATTCGTTCTTTGGTACCAACCAGTTATCTCAGTTTATGGATCAAACCAATCCATTGGCCGAGATCACACACAAACGCCGTTTATCGGCGCTTGGTCCAGGTGGTTTGTCACGTGAGCGTGCCGGTTTCGAGGTGCGTGACGTTCACTATACGCACTATGGCCGTTTGTGTACCATTGAAACACCAGAAGGACCAAACATTGGTTTGATTTCTTCATTGTGCGTTCACGCTAAAATCAACAACTTAGGCTTTATCGAAACACCATACAAACGTGTGGATAACGGTAAAGTAGCAGTTCAAGAGCCTGTAATTTATTTGTCAGCAGAGGATGAAGATGGTAAAACTATCGGTCAAGCTAATGCGGTATATGATGACCAAGGTAATTTTGCTACCCCACGTGTAAAAGCACGTTTCGAGGGTGACTTCCCGGTAATTGAGCCTGAGCGTTTGGATTACATGGATATTGCGCCTAACCAGATTACCTCAATAGCAGCATCACTAATTCCATTCTTGGAGCATGATGACGCTAACCGTGCATTGATGGGTTCGAACATGCAACGCCAAGCTGTGCCACTGTTGCGCCCAGAAGCGCCAATTGTAGGTACAGGTTTGGAAGGTCGTGTAGCGAAAGATTCACGTACCCTGATTAACGCTGAAGGTAATGGTGAAGTAGATTATGTGGATGCTAATGAAATCCGCATTAAATACGACCGTAACGAAGATGATCGTTTGGTTTCATTTGATGACGATATCAAATCATATCGCTTAATCAAATTCCAGAAAACCAACCAGAGCACCACCATGAACTTGAAGCCTATTGTAACCAAAGGGCAACGAGTTGAAAAAGGTCAGGTACTTTGTGAAGGTTATGCTACTCAAGATGGCGAGCTGGCTTTAGGTCGTAATATGAAAGTGGCTTTCATGCCTTGGCAAGGTTACAACTTTGAGGATGCGATTGTAATTTCTGAGCGTGTAGTATCTCAAGATATCTTTACCTCTATTCACGTAGAAGAGTTCGAGCTGGAAGTTCGTGATACTAAACGTGGTGAGGAAGAGTTAACACCAGATATCCCTAACGTATCAGAAGAAGCTACAAAAGATCTGGATGAAGATGGTATTATCCGTGTGGGTGCCGAAGTAAAAGAAGGCGACATCCTGATAGGTAAAATCACTCCTAAAGGTGAATCTGATCCATCTCCGGAAGAGAAACTGTTACGTGCTATCTTCGGTGATAAAGCAGGTGATGTTAAAGATGCTTCATTAAAAACTCCACCGTCTATCAGTGGTGTGGTAATTGATACTAAGCTGTTCTCACGTGCTAAGAAAACTTCAAAATCTGAAGAAAAAGCACAGTTAGAAAAACTGGATGTTAAACATGATAAAGCCATCAAAGATTTGAAAAATCGTTTGGTTGACAAATTATTTGAAATTGTGAATGGTAAAACTTCACAAGGTATTTACAATGTTTACAAAGAACTGTTAGTGCCAAAAGGTGTTAAGTTCACCCAAAAAACACTGGTTGAGTTGAACTATGAAAATATCAACCCAACTAAGTGGACAACTGATGATGATAAAAACGATCAGATTAAGTTGTTACTGCACAACTACGGTATTAAGGTAAATGAAGAGCTGGGTGCTTACCGTCGTGATAAATTTGCGATCAGTGTAGGTGACGAGCTACCTTCAGGTATTGTGCAAATGGCCAAAGTTTACATCGCTAAAAAGCGTAAGCTTAAAGTAGGTGATAAAATGGCCGGTCGTCACGGTAACAAAGGTATTGTTGCCCGCATCGTTCGCGATGAGGATATGCCATTCCTGGAAGACGGAACACCAGTTGATATTGTACTGAACCCGTTGGGTGTACCTTCGCGTATGAACTTGGGTCAGATTTATGAGACCGTGTTAGGTTGGGCAGGTAAAGAGCTGGGCGTAAAATTTGCTACTCCTATTTTTGATGGTGCAAGCTATGCAGAGGTAGAAGAGTGGATTGCTAAAGCCGGCTTACCAGCTACAGGCCGTACTTACCTGCACAATGGTTTAACTGGCGAGCGTTTTGACCAGCCAACTACAGTAGGTATTATTTACATGCTGAAACTGGGTCACATGGTTGACGATAAGATGCACGCCCGTTCAATCGGACCATACTCATTAATTACACAACAACCATTGGGTGGTAAAGCTCAGTTTGGTGGTCAGCGTTTTGGTGAGATGGAGGTTTGGGCCCTGGAAGCATTCGGTGCAGCCAACATTTTGCAAGAAATCCTGACTGTGAAGTCGGATGATGTAATTGGCCGTGCTAAAACTTATGAAGCCATTGTTAAGGGTGAAAACCTGCCAACACCATCTGTACCGGAATCATTCAACGTATTGGTTCACGAGTTAAGAGGTTTGGGTCTGGACATCACGTTAGAATAA
- the rpoC gene encoding DNA-directed RNA polymerase subunit beta', with amino-acid sequence MSYKKDNKIKSNFTTITISLASPESILERSSGEVLKPETINYRTYKPERDGLFCERIFGPVKDYECHCGKYKRIRYKGIVCDRCGVEVTEKKVRRERMGHINLVVPVAHIWYFRSLPNKIGYLLGLPTKKLDLIIYYERYVVIQPGIKEGDGISKMDFLTEEEYLDVLDTLPKENQYLDDKDPQKFVAKMGAEALEELLRRIDLDQLSYDLRHQAANETSQQRKNEALKRLQVVEAFRDAKNRIDNNPEWMIVKIVPVIPPELRPLVPLEGGRFATSDLNDLYRRVIIRNNRLKRLIEIKAPEVILRNEKRMLQEAVDSLFDNSRKVNAVKTEGNRALKSLSDILKGKQGRFRQNLLGKRVDYSARSVIVVGPNLKLHECGLPKDMAAELFKPFIIRKMIERGVVKTVKSAKKIVDRKDPLVWDILENVLKGHPVLLNRAPTLHRLGIQAFQPKLVEGKAIQLHPLTCTAFNADFDGDQMAVHVPLGNAAILEAQILMLASHNILNPANGTPITVPSQDMVLGLYYITKGRKTDEKRVVKGQGLSFYSAEEVIIAYNEKKVDLHAFIKVKANVKERDGSIVNKLIETTVGRVLFNQHVPEEVGYINELLTKKSLRDIIGDVVKNTGMARAAQFLDDIKELGFQMAFRGGLSFNLQDVNIPAQKVDLIEQASKEVEEVMSNYNMGFITNNERYNQIIDIWTRINNRLTANVMEILSTDNQGFNSVYMMLDSGARGSKEQIRQLAGMRGLMAKPQKSGSGGEIIENPILSNFKEGLSVLEYFISTHGARKGLADTALKTADAGYLTRRLHDVAQDMIVGETDCGTLRGIFTTALKDNEDIVEPLYDRILGRTSLHDVFDPLTNEQLVAAGQDIDEDIAKKIENSPLEGIEIRSVLTCESKRGVCALCYGRNLASGKRVQKGEAVGVIAAQSIGEPGTQLTLRTFHVGGTASNIAAESQINARYDGIIEFENVRTVEFETPEDGTVDVVLGRSGEFRIIEPSSNKVIMTNNIPYGSYLYIKDGSKITKGERICSWDPYNAVIISEFAGVVQFDAVLEGITFREESDEQTGHREKVIIDTRDKTKNPVIQITERGEGVIKGYNIPVGAHIAVDEGERVQTGQVIAKIPRSTGKTRDITGGLPRVTELFEARNPSNPAVVTEIDGVVSLGGVKRGNREITIESRDGQIKKYLVPLSKHILVQDNDFVKAGMPLSDGSISPADILAIKGPAAVQEYLVNGIQEVYRLQGVKINDKHFEVIVHQMMQKVSIEDPGDTRFLEREAVDSWDFSMENDEIFDKKVVVDPGDSNTLKAGQIVSLRRLRDENSVLKRKDMKLVEVRDAIAATSSPVLQGITRASLGTKSFISAASFQETTKVLNEAAIAGKRDMMLGLKENVIVGHLIPSGTGLRDYDNIRVGSQEEFDRLMASKTEDVNA; translated from the coding sequence ATGTCTTACAAAAAGGATAATAAAATAAAAAGCAACTTCACCACCATCACCATCAGTTTGGCCTCACCAGAGTCTATACTGGAGCGTTCAAGCGGTGAAGTTTTAAAACCAGAAACCATCAACTATCGGACTTACAAACCCGAGCGTGATGGTTTATTCTGCGAACGGATTTTTGGTCCGGTTAAAGATTACGAATGCCATTGCGGTAAATACAAACGTATCCGTTACAAAGGCATCGTGTGTGATCGTTGTGGTGTAGAAGTAACGGAAAAGAAAGTTCGTCGTGAGCGTATGGGCCACATTAACTTGGTGGTTCCAGTTGCGCACATTTGGTATTTCCGCTCGTTACCAAACAAAATTGGTTACCTGCTGGGCTTGCCAACCAAAAAACTTGACTTAATTATTTACTACGAACGTTATGTAGTAATTCAGCCAGGTATTAAAGAAGGTGACGGAATTTCTAAAATGGATTTCTTAACTGAAGAAGAATATCTGGACGTATTGGATACTTTACCAAAAGAAAACCAATACTTGGACGATAAAGATCCGCAGAAATTCGTAGCTAAAATGGGTGCTGAGGCACTGGAAGAATTACTGCGCCGTATTGACCTGGATCAGTTATCATACGATTTACGCCACCAGGCTGCTAACGAAACTTCTCAACAACGTAAAAATGAAGCTTTAAAACGCTTACAAGTAGTTGAGGCTTTCCGTGATGCTAAAAACCGTATTGACAATAATCCGGAATGGATGATTGTTAAAATTGTTCCGGTTATTCCACCAGAGTTGCGCCCGTTAGTACCATTGGAAGGTGGTCGTTTCGCTACTTCCGATTTGAACGATTTATACCGTCGTGTTATCATCCGTAACAACCGTTTAAAACGTTTGATCGAGATTAAAGCACCGGAAGTAATTTTACGTAACGAAAAACGTATGCTGCAAGAAGCGGTAGATTCGTTGTTCGATAACTCACGTAAAGTTAATGCGGTTAAAACCGAAGGTAATCGTGCCCTAAAATCACTTTCAGATATTTTGAAAGGTAAACAAGGCCGTTTCCGTCAAAACTTATTAGGTAAACGTGTGGATTACTCTGCCCGTTCAGTAATTGTTGTAGGTCCTAACCTGAAATTACACGAATGCGGTTTACCAAAAGATATGGCTGCCGAGTTGTTTAAACCGTTTATCATCCGCAAAATGATTGAGCGTGGTGTGGTTAAAACAGTAAAATCAGCTAAAAAGATTGTTGACCGTAAAGACCCATTAGTTTGGGATATTCTGGAAAACGTATTAAAAGGTCACCCAGTGTTACTGAACCGTGCACCTACGCTGCACCGTTTAGGTATCCAGGCTTTCCAGCCAAAACTGGTTGAAGGTAAAGCGATCCAGCTGCACCCACTAACCTGTACCGCGTTCAACGCCGACTTTGACGGTGACCAAATGGCTGTGCACGTACCACTAGGTAATGCTGCTATTCTGGAAGCCCAAATTTTGATGTTGGCTTCACACAACATTCTGAACCCTGCTAACGGTACACCAATTACTGTACCTTCTCAGGACATGGTTTTGGGTCTGTATTATATTACTAAAGGCCGCAAAACTGATGAAAAACGTGTAGTTAAAGGCCAAGGCTTATCTTTCTACTCGGCTGAAGAAGTAATAATTGCTTACAACGAGAAGAAAGTTGACCTGCATGCTTTCATTAAAGTAAAAGCTAATGTTAAAGAACGTGATGGTAGCATAGTAAACAAGCTGATTGAAACTACTGTAGGTCGCGTGCTGTTCAACCAGCATGTACCTGAAGAAGTAGGTTATATCAATGAATTGCTGACTAAAAAATCACTACGTGATATCATCGGTGATGTAGTTAAAAATACCGGTATGGCCCGTGCTGCCCAGTTCCTGGATGATATCAAGGAATTAGGATTCCAGATGGCCTTCCGTGGTGGCTTATCATTCAACTTGCAGGACGTAAACATTCCGGCACAAAAAGTTGATTTGATTGAGCAAGCTTCGAAAGAAGTGGAAGAGGTAATGAGTAACTATAATATGGGTTTCATTACCAACAACGAGCGTTACAACCAAATTATCGATATCTGGACCCGTATCAACAACCGTTTGACAGCAAACGTAATGGAAATCCTGTCAACCGATAATCAGGGCTTCAACTCTGTTTACATGATGCTGGATTCAGGTGCTCGTGGTTCTAAAGAGCAAATTCGTCAGCTGGCAGGTATGCGTGGTTTGATGGCTAAACCTCAAAAATCAGGTTCAGGTGGTGAAATTATTGAAAACCCAATCTTGTCAAACTTTAAAGAAGGTTTGTCAGTATTGGAGTACTTCATTTCAACTCACGGTGCTCGTAAAGGTTTGGCGGATACAGCTTTGAAAACAGCCGATGCTGGTTACTTGACCCGTCGTTTGCATGACGTTGCTCAAGATATGATTGTAGGTGAAACTGATTGCGGTACATTACGTGGTATCTTCACTACAGCATTGAAAGACAATGAAGATATTGTAGAGCCATTATATGACCGTATTTTAGGCCGTACTTCATTACATGATGTGTTTGACCCACTTACCAATGAACAACTGGTAGCTGCAGGTCAGGACATTGATGAAGATATTGCTAAAAAAATCGAAAACTCTCCGTTGGAAGGCATCGAAATTCGCTCGGTATTAACCTGCGAAAGCAAGCGAGGCGTATGTGCTTTATGCTATGGCCGTAACCTGGCTAGTGGTAAACGAGTACAGAAAGGTGAGGCTGTAGGTGTAATTGCTGCACAATCCATTGGTGAGCCGGGTACTCAGTTAACCCTGCGTACCTTCCACGTGGGTGGTACTGCATCAAACATCGCGGCAGAATCACAAATCAATGCTCGTTATGATGGTATCATTGAGTTTGAAAACGTTCGTACCGTTGAGTTTGAAACTCCTGAAGACGGCACTGTTGATGTGGTTCTGGGTCGTTCAGGCGAGTTCCGCATTATTGAGCCAAGCAGCAATAAAGTAATCATGACCAATAACATCCCTTATGGTTCATACCTGTACATCAAAGATGGCAGCAAAATTACCAAAGGTGAGCGTATCTGTTCATGGGATCCTTACAATGCTGTAATTATATCAGAGTTTGCAGGGGTTGTTCAGTTTGACGCCGTATTAGAAGGTATCACTTTCCGTGAGGAGTCTGACGAGCAAACCGGTCACCGTGAAAAAGTAATTATCGATACCCGCGATAAAACCAAGAACCCGGTAATCCAAATTACTGAAAGAGGTGAAGGTGTTATTAAAGGTTACAACATTCCGGTAGGTGCTCACATTGCTGTTGATGAAGGTGAAAGAGTACAAACTGGTCAGGTAATTGCTAAAATTCCACGTTCAACTGGTAAAACCCGAGATATCACCGGTGGTCTGCCACGTGTAACTGAGTTGTTTGAGGCTCGTAACCCATCTAACCCGGCTGTTGTAACCGAGATTGATGGTGTGGTAAGCTTAGGTGGTGTTAAACGTGGTAACCGCGAAATCACTATCGAGTCGAGAGATGGTCAGATTAAAAAGTACCTGGTTCCATTGTCAAAACACATCCTGGTACAGGATAATGACTTTGTGAAAGCTGGTATGCCACTGTCTGACGGTTCTATATCTCCAGCTGATATTTTGGCTATTAAAGGCCCAGCTGCTGTACAAGAATACTTGGTTAACGGTATTCAGGAAGTTTACCGTTTGCAAGGTGTGAAAATCAACGATAAGCACTTTGAGGTAATTGTACACCAGATGATGCAAAAAGTATCTATCGAAGATCCAGGTGATACCCGCTTCTTGGAAAGAGAAGCAGTAGATAGCTGGGATTTCTCGATGGAGAATGACGAAATCTTTGATAAGAAGGTAGTTGTTGATCCGGGAGATTCTAACACTTTGAAAGCTGGTCAGATTGTGTCTTTACGCCGCTTGCGCGATGAAAACTCTGTGTTAAAACGTAAGGATATGAAACTAGTAGAAGTTCGTGACGCTATCGCGGCTACTTCAAGCCCAGTATTGCAAGGTATTACCCGTGCATCATTAGGCACCAAATCGTTTATCTCGGCAGCATCCTTCCAGGAAACTACCAAGGTTCTGAACGAAGCTGCTATCGCTGGTAAGCGTGATATGATGTTAGGTTTGAAAGAAAACGTAATTGTTGGTCACTTAATTCCGTCAGGAACCGGTTTGCGCGATTATGACAATATTCGCGTAGGTTCACAAGAAGAATTTGATCGCTTGATGGCTTCTAAAACCGAAGATGTAAACGCGTAA
- a CDS encoding DUF3467 domain-containing protein produces MENNTENQLNIELTEDVAEGIYSNLAVITHSSAEFVIDFIRVMPGTPKAKVKSRIILSPEHAKRLLIALEDNINKFESVNGRIKVQQENPSFPINFGGAIGEA; encoded by the coding sequence ATGGAAAATAATACCGAAAACCAATTAAATATTGAATTAACAGAAGATGTTGCCGAAGGCATATACTCTAATTTGGCTGTAATTACACACTCCAGTGCTGAGTTTGTAATTGATTTTATACGAGTTATGCCAGGTACACCTAAAGCTAAGGTAAAATCGCGCATAATATTATCGCCCGAACATGCCAAGCGATTACTAATTGCTTTAGAAGATAACATTAACAAGTTTGAATCCGTAAACGGGCGTATTAAGGTTCAGCAAGAGAATCCAAGTTTCCCAATAAACTTTGGCGGAGCAATAGGTGAGGCCTAA